The following coding sequences lie in one Primulina huaijiensis isolate GDHJ02 chromosome 2, ASM1229523v2, whole genome shotgun sequence genomic window:
- the LOC140971753 gene encoding ABC transporter B family member 1, with protein MTQKDFQEIKAIEQWKWSEMQGLELVASAKSENSLSSIKSHDKFHSKDTLKQENRGEGFSQDFVERGETVAAMEVSTSDGKKDGDGEAEKPGTRQVTVGFGELFRFADGLDYVLMSIGTVGAIVHGSSLPLFLRFFADLVNSFGSNADNVDKMTQEVLKYAFYFLVVGAAIWASSWAEISCWMWTGERQSTKMRIKYLEAVLSQDIQYFDTEVRTSDVVFAINTDAVIVQDAISEKLGNFLHYMATFVSGFVVGFTAVWQLALVTLAVVPLIAVIGGIHTVTLSKLSGKSQEALSQAGNIAEQTIVQIRTVLAFVGESRALKAYSAALKMAQRTGYRTGFAKGIGLGATYFTVFCCYALLLWYGGYLVRHHFTNGGLAIATMFAVMIGGLALGQSAPSMAAFVKARVAAAKIFRIIDHEPSVDRNDESGLELESVTGQLELMNVDFSYPSRPETKILDNFSLTVPAGKTIALVGSSGSGKSTVVSLIERFYDPTSGQVLLDGHELKKLKLTWLRQQIGLVSQEPALFATTITENILLGRPDASLIEVEEAARVANAHSFVVKLPDGYDTQVGERGLQLSGGQKQRIAIARAMLKNPAILLLDEATSALDSESEKLVQEALDRFMIGRTTLVIAHRLSTIQKADLVAVLQQGRISEIGSHEELLVKGENGVYSKLIRLQEAAHEASVNNARKSSARPSSARNSVSSPIINRNSSYGRSPYSRRLSDFSTSDFSLSLEASYPNYRLEKLAFKEQASSFWRLAKMNSPEFLYAFFGSIGSVVCGSLSAFFAYVLSAVLSVYYNPDNSYMIREIAKYCYLLIGVSSAALIFNTLQHFFWDVVGENLTKRVREKMLEAVLKNEMAWFDQEENESSRVASRLALDANNVRSAIGDRISVIVQNSALMLVACTAGFVLQWRLALVLVAVFPVVVAATVLQKMFMNGFSGDLEAAHANATQLAGEAVANVRTVAAFNSESKIVGLFISSLQSPLRRCFWKGQIAGIGYGIAQFLLYASYALGLWYASWLVKHGISDFSKTIRVFMVLMVSANGAAETLTLAPDFIKGGRAMRSVFNLLDRKSEIEPDEPDSTPIPDRLRGEVEFKHVDFSYPTRPDVSVFRDFNLRARAGKTLALVGPSGCGKSSVIALIQRFYEPSSGRVMIDGKDIRKYNLKTLRRHIAVVPQEPCLFATTIYENIAYGHESATETEVIEAATLANAHKFISSLPDGYKTSVGERGVQLSGGQKQRVAIARAFLRKADIVLLDEATSALDTESERCIQESMERICAGRTTIIVAHRLSTIRSAQVIAVLDDGKVAEQGSHSHLLKNYPEGIYSRMIQLQRFTHGQAVSMVSGSTSSRPRED; from the exons ATGACACAAAAAGATTTCCAGGAGATAAAGGCGATAGAGCAATGGAAATGGTCTGAAATGCAAGGCCTCGAGCTTGTTGCTTCAGCTAAGTCGGAGAACAGCCTTTCTTCTATTAAATCCCACGATAAATTTCACAGCAAGGATACACTGAAACAAGAGAATAGAGGAGAAGGGTTCTCACAAGATTTTGTGGAGAGAGGAGAAACGGTGGCAGCAATGGAGGTTTCGACTTCTGACGGGAAGAAAGACGGTGACGGAGAGGCGGAGAAGCCTGGGACCAGGCAGGTTACTGTTGGGTTTGGGGAGCTTTTCAGGTTTGCAGACGGGCTGGATTATGTTCTGATGAGTATTGGAACAGTTGGCGCCATTGTTCATGGAAGCTCGTTGCCTTTGTTCCTTAGATTCTTTGCTGATCTTGTTAATTCTTTTGGCTCCAATGCGGACAATGTCGATAAGATGACACAAGAAGTTTTGAAG TAcgcattttattttcttgtagtgggaGCTGCAATATGGGCATCTTCATGGGCAG AGATATCATGTTGGATGTGGACTGGGGAGAGACAATCAACAAAGATGAGGATCAAGTATTTAGAAGCAGTTTTAAGCCAAGATATTCAGTACTTCGATACTGAAGTTCGAACATCGGATGTAGTTTTCGCGATCAACACAGATGCAGTAATCGTTCAAGATGCCATCAGTGAAAAG TTAGGAAATTTCTTGCATTATATGGCAACCTTTGTATCTGGATTTGTGGTGGGATTTACTGCAGTATGGCAACTGGCACTTGTAACTCTTGCTGTGGTTCCTCTCATAGCTGTAATCGGAGGAATCCATACAGTAACTTTATCCAAGCTCTCTGGCAAGAGCCAGGAAGCTCTGTCACAAGCAGGGAATATTGCGGAACAG ACAATAGTCCAAATTCGGACTGTGCTGGCATTTGTAGGCGAGTCAAGAGCATTGAAGGCCTATTCTGCAGCACTCAAGATGGCTCAAAGAACTGGTTACAGGACTGGATTTGCCAAGGGAATTGGACTTGGAGCTACATATTTCACTGTTTTTTGCTGTTACGCGCTTCTACTCTGGTATGGAGGATACTTGGTTCGGCACCATTTCACTAACGGAGGGCTTGCAATAGCTACAATGTTTGCAGTAATGATTGGTGGGCT TGCTTTAGGCCAGTCTGCTCCAAGCATGGCCGCATTTGTGAAGGCAAGAGTtgcagctgcaaaaatcttccGAATAATCGATCACGAACCAAGCGTCGACAGAAACGATGAATCGGGTTTGGAATTAGAGTCAGTAACAGGACAATTAGAGCTTATGAATGTGGATTTCTCCTATCCTTCAAGGCCAGAAACTAAAATACTTGACAACTTTTCTCTGACCGTTCCCGCTGGCAAAACAATAGCTCTAGTTGGAAGCAGTGGGTCTGGGAAAAGCACTGTCGTATCTCTCATTGAAAGATTTTATGATCCCACCTCAG GACAAGTCCTATTAGACGGGCATGAATTAAAGAAACTGAAGCTAACATGGCTGAGACAGCAGATTGGTCTGGTGAGCCAAGAGCCGGCTCTATTTGCCACAACTATCACGGAAAACATACTTTTGGGTCGGCCCGATGCGAGTTTGATTGAAGTTGAAGAGGCTGCACGAGTTGCAAACGCTCATTCATTTGTTGTCAAGCTACCGGATGGCTACGATACTCAG GTTGGGGAGAGGGGATTGCAACTTTCTGGTGGACAAAAGCAGAGAATTGCCATAGCAAGAGCAATGCTCAAGAATCCAGCAATCTTGTTGTTGGATGAAGCGACTAGTGCATTAGATTCTGAATCTGAAAAGCTGGTGCAAGAAGCATTGGACCGTTTCATGATTGGTAGGACTACTCTAGTAATCGCCCACCGCCTCTCAACGATACAGAAGGCTGATCTCGTGGCTGTACTGCAGCAAGGCAGGATTTCTGAAATTGGATCCCACGAAGAGCTACTTGTCAAAGGAGAAAATGGAGTGTACTCCAAGCTTATCAGATTGCAAGAAGCGGCTCATGAAGCTTCTGTCAACAATGCAAGAAAGAGTAGTGCAAG GCCTTCCAGTGCGAGAAACTCAGTGAGCTCACCGATAATCAACAGAAACTCTTCATATGGTCGATCACCTTACTCGAGGAGATTGTCTGACTTCTCAACTTCTGACTTTAGTCTCTCTTTGGAGGCTTCATATCCTAATTATCGTCTTGAAAAGCTGGCGTTCAAAGAACAGGCTAGTTCATTCTGGCGGCTAGCGAAGATGAATTCTCCGGAATTTCTATACGCTTTCTTCGGTTCTATAGGATCTGTCGTGTGTGGCTCGCTTAGTGCATTCTTTGCATACGTTCTGAGCGCTGTTCTTAGTGTCTACTACAATCCTGATAACTCTTATATGATCAGGGAAATCGCAAAATATTGCTATCTTTTAATTGGTGTATCATCGGCTGCACTGATTTTCAACACCTTACAACATTTCTTCTGGGATGTTGTGGGAGAGAACTTGACGAAACGTGTTAGAGAAAAGATGTTAGAAGCGGTgttaaaaaatgaaatggccTGGTTTGATCAAGAAGAGAATGAAAGCTCGAGAGTTGCTTCGAGGCTCGCTCTCGATGCAAATAATGTCAGGTCGGCAATTGGAGACAGAATATCGGTTATTGTGCAAAACTCCGCCCTTATGCTGGTTGCCTGCACAGCTGGTTTTGTGTTGCAATGGCGCCTTGCCCTTGTACTAGTTGCCGTTTTTCCTGTCGTTGTTGCAGCCACTGTTTTACAG AAAATGTTCATGAATGGATTCTCCGGGGATCTTGAAGCTGCACACGCTAATGCCACGCAGCTAGCTGGGGAAGCTGTTGCTAATGTAAGAACCGTTGCAGCCTTTAATTCGGAATCCAAGATTGTTGGCCTTTTCATTTCCAGCCTCCAGTCGCCACTGCGTCGCTGTTTCTGGAAGGGACAGATTGCTGGAATCGGGTATGGAATTGCGCAATTCTTGCTGTATGCATCCTACGCCCTAGGTCTGTGGTATGCCTCTTGGCTCGTGAAGCATGGAATCTCTGACTTCTCAAAAACGATCCGTGTTTTCATGGTCCTCATGGTCTCTGCCAACGGTGCTGCTGAAACACTGACTCTTGCTCCAGATTTCATAAAGGGTGGCCGAGCGATGCGCTCGGTGTTCAACCTTCTGGACAGAAAAAGTGAAATTGAGCCAGACGAGCCTGATTCAACCCCCATCCCAGACAGGCTGCGAGGCGAGGTGGAATTCAAGCATGTCGACTTCTCCTATCCCACCAGGCCTGATGTCTCCGTTTTCCGAGACTTCAATCTCCGTGCCAGGGCTGGGAAGACGCTCGCTCTCGTTGGGCCGAGTGGCTGTGGTAAGAGCTCAGTCATTGCACTTATACAAAGATTTTACGAGCCCTCATCAGGGCGTGTTATGATCGACGGAAAGGACATCAGAAAATACAACCTCAAGACCCTAAGACGGCACATAGCCGTTGTCCCACAAGAACCGTGCCTATTCGCCACCACCATCTATGAAAACATCGCCTATGGGCACGAATCTGCCACCGAGACCGAGGTAATCGAGGCAGCAACACTAGCGAACGCACACAAATTCATATCCTCACTGCCGGACGGGTACAAAACATCTGTCGGTGAAAGAGGGGTCCAGCTCTCTGGAGGTCAGAAACAGAGAGTTGCAATTGCCCGAGCTTTCTTGCGGAAAGCGGATATAGTTCTCCTCGACGAGGCCACCAGTGCACTCGACACAGAATCCGAAAGGTGCATACAAGAATCCATGGAGCGGATTTGTGCAGGAAGAACAACGATCATCGTTGCACATCGATTATCGACTATCAGGAGCGCACAAGTTATCGCTGTTCTCGATGACGGGAAAGTTGCGGAACAGGGCTCACATTCTCATCTGTTGAAAAATTATCCTGAGGGTATATATTCACGTATGATTCAGTTACAGAGATTTACGCATGGCCAAGCTGTGAGTATGGTATCGGGGTCGACTTCTTCTCGTCCTCGCGAAGATTAA